TTGATTTCCTATTATAGTTTTCCATCATTAGCACAGCAAGACAACTATTACTCACAGCCGCAGATCAGCACTTCCAAAAACAGTTTTCCATGTCAACCCAACACACCCAAAAACACGCCTGCAAAGAAAACCcacatacatgtacatatagtaGAAGCAGTGCGGATACACCCACAGATAGTACATCTTGTTCGATGATGCCTCAAGTTCAAGATACAAAAACGTATTGCGgggagaaaaaaaaccaaaaaacaaaaaacaaacaattgcgCGTGAGTACATTGtgcattgttttggccaagtaACGAAACATTTTTTCCCGCACTTCCGTGTCGGCACAAGATACATGGATACATGGCACTGGCTTCGAGATACTCGTACTTAGGTGCATATGAACATCGCCGGGGGAACCAAGTACCCGAGTATCAAAGGCATTGTCTTGGCCGGAATGGggggttttccttttcttttagtttttcccTCGGCGCTTATCACACActtcattaattttgtttcgcttttcatTGCTGTCGGTAATTATGGTTACAGTTATGCTCGACTATCTGCAAGATACTCCGAGTTTCACTTTTTTCCGAGCTCTTCTTCTTAATATTGCAAAATTGCAtgctgcacttgaaaaaagtttgccacgCGTGAAGCTCTTGCTATCCAAGTATCCGAAAGATACTTAAATACTCGGACAATATTTGCTCGAAAGCCGCCAACAGTTTGTTGCCACTTATGCTGCTGGCTTGGTGATTTTTAACGCTTCGTTAACGCAACTAAAATTATTATCGCTAACTTCAGGCTAGACAGGGCATTTGTTTTCGGCCCGCAAAAtcattaaatcaattaatgcTCCACGAAACGCAGAAACTTCAGGCGAAAATTAGAAACCGAACTCTGAAAATGAAACCACCAGCTGAAACTAGATTAAGCGGATGCCTTTAAGTTGATTATGATCCACAATTATCAGATGGAAGGAGGTTGGCTTTGAATATGACGTCGAAAAGAAACAATAGTTTAAATTCTAAGCTGATTCGCAAGAATCTTTATATCTCGTTAAACAATTTGGTATGTATAAgttatttaaaactaaataaataataactaagCAAGCTTACTCCAACTAGAACCCTTTTAATTAGAATGAATTTCTTTCGAAAATGTTACTTCCTAATTTCCAAGTTGAGTTATCGCAGATAACAATGGTGGTAGGCAAGTAAATTTGCTTTCTCACAGGAAACCATCAAAATGTTGCACTTGCTGTAGCAGCCATTACTTTTACAGCAACCAATCTTGACACGGAAACTTGTTAAAacaatgtttaattaattatgattGCACGATAggcctcatcatcatcacttGGGAAGCCCGGGATTGCTCGTAATTATCGAAACCTCCGGCAGATGGCGTGTGCTGGGATTTGAAtacgactgactgactgacgacAAGTTCAATGGctcacgcggcgtatgcgcaatttgcATTAGGCATTGAGCTTGAGCTCTGGTTTTAATTAGCGGCTGCAATTACACATACGACATGGTGTTCGGACAGCGCTGAGTGTGCATAATTTAGACGGTAATGACATGGAAAGCTtactaattgaaattgaacgCCGCCTTATCGCAAATGATAGGGGAGATAATAGCACTGGTGATCCAAATTACTTAGGTTTTAGTGAAATCGAGTTGGTAATAATTAGAATAATTCGAATTTACGACTACTTCTCGATGGGCAAACTTGGCGAACATAATTACCATATCAAAAACCAATtcatcaatttattttaacgctttttaatttgcttccGTTcgcaaacaaaatttaatccgtttttgcataacaaagaTATGGTTTAGCTGTATTCATTCGCTAATTTGTTGATTGACATTGATAAACAAATCTTATAGATTTTCTTATGACTGAAACATGATCACCTTTTCCAAGTATTAGATTTCATCAATGTGCCTTTCACTACTGAGGATATTTTTTCTGTATCCCCTATATGCAATTCCCCAGCACTTAACTTACCTAGTTGCATAAGTTAGTCCACGTTTTCTGCTCTACACACTGAGTTTTCATCTTGGccaacttatttattattggtgTAGTTTAAGCCCGATTTTCTAGGCTTCGCATTTGGCAATGTAATTAACACACTGACGGCCAATTGTCCAAAAAACAGCACACAGTAGTGCTGTCCAAATTCACTCAAGGCTCCCATAATTTGGCAAGCCATAATATTTAATCTTtgtgtttattatttcttattaaCCCATTATGATCATTTCCTACACTGCGACACAGAAAAGTAAAGAGTTATTTGTATTCATGCATTGTGCCTTTTACTACCACCAGTAAtgtgattttatttgctttgcctCGAAGATAAATACCTAAATAAACACAAGACAAACGAACTTGTCAGTGGTGTGTGAATTTTTCCctgtcatcatcatcatcattgtcaTTATTATATTGAGTTTGACCAAATCGCTGCAGTCCAAACACCTTTTCCATGAAGTCGCAGCTGCGATCGGTAGAATCGAATACAAGGAAATCGTTTTGggcttatgcaaattttaatttgctttgattAGCACTTAAGAGAggaattttaaacaaatcgTTATCTCACATCTATGGGCAAGTGTTGGGGCGAATACTAAAGGTGATTGATACCATTCTTTATAGAGTTGCTCATAAAAAACGCTCCATTTGCAGCATTTATCATTAACGTTagcgaataaataaaaggctACTgctaaaattttaattatttttagatatatgggaaaatggaaagggaAAATTCGTTTCTTTACCTAAAGAAAAAACGTTCGACGAATGTCcctgtaataaaaatatatttattgatattCCGTTTCCGATTCCTCCGCCTGCCAAAGTTTTGCAATCGCAGAATAGTGGCCTACAAAAGACAAAGAGTGAATGATTTTGTGTGGCAATTAGCAAACTGGACACGTCCATACATTGGGTTCTTGTGGCATTTCGAGGCTTTGCAGCTATAGATGGCCATAACGATTGTCGGCCACTCCGACAGAAACGAACACCGTTAAACGCACAAATTTGGCAGCCAGACGCGGCTGGTTAAGGGAAACcacaaagcaacaaaaaaacgaaaaaaaagctTCAcagaaacataattaaaaggcaaaagcaacaatCGCTCAATTTGCATGCAAGACAGCAGTAAAATTTCTGGGGTCACTGCATCGGCCAAGTTCGATTTCAAACATGTTGCAAAGAGCAGGTGCTGTGAGAACCTATTTCATCCAGCCTCACCTGCGCACCtgcacagatacaaagatacaatatatatatgtataacgTAAATTATACCAAATGGTATTACTGTTGGTCAGGTCATTCCAAGTTTCTACCTCCCCATCCCAACTAATTAGTTAAAACTCAAGTAATCTCCCGATCAATGTTAACTTTTTATCACGGTGTCTGCCCAACAGAGCCACAAGCTTAATTAGCTTCGAGCAGAAATCGCATTAATTACCGTGGCAATATCTGCGTCGCCGCCTCTATCGCAATGAGTTGTAAAATCGGACAGGCTGAAAATGTGTCTTGTTTTGGTCATTCTTCTTGCCACACGATTGCGACAAGTACAAGTCAGTGGCCAAATAGCGAGCAGATTTGGCCAGCCGTTCACCGCCTCTTGGCCAGATCCAATTGACCAATCTTCGACAGGGCTCTCTGGTTTTCCTCGACTTATTTCGTTTCTCGGGGCAGGGGATCCGGCTCGGAGGCTCTCATTAGAGCACTGAACCGTTTGACATTCAAGCGCGCCGCCGACCTCACGCATGCGCGCTTCGTTTTGGCTTTGTTGCTGGGATTTCCTCGGGGCTCAAGTCCACAGGCCCAGTTACACGGCAAGAAAATGTTGGTACCATCGTTTATTATCTATGAATTTAATGTATTACTAACCATTTATCGCAATATTCTTATGCGAACAAGTATAAATTtcttatttaatattgaaacTATGGATtgtatgtttattataattcttaTTTCCCTtcttatttaatattgaatCTGTGGtttgtatgtttattataattatggAACAAATCATGATAGTTGTAATGGGCAACGTAGCTTTTAGCCCCAGTGCCCATATATTTGGCTTTGGGCTATCAACAAGCCATGTTTACGTTCCGAGTTGGGCTGGCTCAAAGACATCGGAGCCTCGATGTGGGGCCTACCCATCGGTTATGGACACGCTAAATGCCCCTGCTCGCGGATCCGCCCCAGGTCAATCGCATCCGAAAATCTAATGGTGCAGGGCGGGCCAAAAGACTCGGGAAAATAATTACACAGATTGTGTGTTTCAAATCTGTGTGGGCTAAGTATTAGGCGCGCTTTGAGCGCTCGAAACACTTTCGTTtgaggaaaatgaaaacgaaggaaaaaaataagattGTATAATCAGCATTAGGCAGCGGCAATTGGCAATCATTTCTGggtacaaattaaaattatattacaacattttcttggacaacaacaagagccCACTGATTACAGGAGAGAGACCAAATCGAAAATGCACTCAACCATCCAGCGAATCGAAGCCGAAGCAGTTAGTTAACTACAGTATGCTACCAACTTCCACTAATCGGGCCGAAACTGACCTGCccgaaaacagaaacagaaagcAGACAagcggacaaacggacagacggacgaacggacagacggacggacggacttggccaaaatgaaaCGAGACGCAGCTAAAGGCGGCCGAAAGTGaaagttttgttgttgctggcgatCTACTGTTAAACGGGGGCGCAGTCGCAGTGGCAGTCCCCGGCGATTGCCGCATTGGCAGCATCACGGGAGTCGTGAATTTGCCGGCTGCAAATTCATTTGCCGCATccgaattaaataattttgatttgattgcgACAGCCGTCAAGTGGGAGATCCGTTGAcggcagcagtcgcagcactttcaaatgcaaagcaaTAGATACCCACTTCACCACCAATTATATTGCATTTTCACTATCATGGGTCAATTAATGTGCACTAAACTGTTTTTACCACTACCATTTCAATGGTTTTGCCACCGCACGGAATTGGCCAAACTGAATTTTGGGCCATCAAAAGTTTGTGTTTCCATTCTCTAGTAGTACACATAAAAAGTTCGCAAATACAGTTAAGTTTTAATtgagtttcggtttcagttgaAGACCGTTTctaaactaacaaaaaaatcaatttcttctCAGGCGCCATCTAGCGGCGGGTACGTTTGCTGACGTCATTGTATGTTATAGTACGCCTGAAAATCCTAATATGCTAGTTACTTCTAAAACAATGATATAAATCCGACAATGTTTGGGTTTTCATATTACGCCATGTCATGTTGCGTAATTCCTATCGAATTTGGTCGTCCAAATAGTAGGAGTCCTATATACCCCAGCATACCCTGTAGCAtctcatcatcgtcatcaatCCAGCGGTAGTGGCATTGCCAAATGCGGCCAGCTCGATGTCAACTTGCAACTTCCTGCAATGcgacaaaaagcgaaaaccaAACCCGTTGGCCGCAACGTCAAGTGGCATCTTCAGGCCACAACTCTTCACCACTACGCACTCCGATTTTTGTCTCTGTGTACttcatttctgtttttatCCGAAGTgtctgctgctgcctttgtgCTCATCGAAATGGCTTATTAATATGATCCGATTCGGGATGCCACTGGATCGCATTATATAATCTTCCGGTTAGAGGCTATAGCATAATAAAGTCCCGCGAATTGATTAATGGCCAGTAGCTTCATTAAAAGTGCCCGAAACGAATCATGGCGCTCCCTGAGGGAAAAATCACTTCAATATGGGCTTACACATTTCTGTATGTCAATCAGTAGCTATGGGTTTACTTTAGTAAAATAAAACCGATatgattatacccgttactggtagagtaaaagggtatactagattcgttgaaagtcggggaactcgactacagcgttctctctggTTTTTCATATCAAACAAGAGAACATACCGATAAGAACATAGAAAATCGATTGCTCGCGAGACACTTGAATTTTGTTAGTGTGCTCTTTTGAGATTAGGTGTTTAAGAAGCCGAGCTTCAGAATCGACCTCAGTTGAAAGAAGAGCCATCACGATGAAACTACAAGTGAGtgaattgttttgctaaatattATTCAAGCATTAAGTGTTTTTATCCTTTAGTTGTTCCTGATTACCTTATTGGTTTGCTGTTTGGTCACAAATGTTGCATCAAACTGGTGTTCGCTTGTTCCTTGTCCGAAAGTAGCATTGGGACAGGCGCCCTTCCAAATTGGTTAaaaatttatggaaatataggaaatgcaaatcggaacatttttaaattaataaatatcgttttcaatttataaaaatacaaatgaagTTGGTAAATTAATGGTTAAAATTAAGCTATTGCACAAGAATAACACaactataataaaaaagttttagGTTGAGAGAAAGGTTTCCTTTAAAACAGACAAGGTTGGATCGAATTGGTCGTATAAGATAAGCGATTAGTGAGTTGAGAGGAAGTGTGTCGAAAATTTCTAGTTCACGCGGACTTTATCTGCTGCTGAGCTTATCAACGACCTTCAAAACACTCGAAACTGGCAAAAATTCCATGCGAAAAACCGAAGGCGTCACTGCAAATATACTTTATGGGCTGTACATAAGGTCCAGGAATTCAGCTCCCTCTAATCAAATTCAATCAAATGACTGCGAAATTTATTCAgtgaaattggcaaaaaccACCCGTTTGggaataataatatagtaacAATTCTAATAAAGTAGTAGTAAGTATCGGCAATGCTTGgtcatttcgttttcatttgcacGTTTTATGTTTGTACTTTGGAAATTGGGGGCCTTTTAATAAGGGATAAAATTTAAGGTGAATAAAGAACCCAGCAGTAAGGGTGATTATAAATTAAAGTACGCTTATGTATTGTTATGTGTAAAAAATTGAATGTgtaaaaatcttaaaaatgattaaatttgTAAGAATGTTTAAAATGTTAGAACAAATCGATTGTATTTGATAATACTGTAGAGTAGGGATActggattcgttgaaaagtttcTACCAGGttgaaggaagcgtttccgagtCGATCGTTTTGATGCTGTTTTAATaccttttcacatttttgttagtctgtTAAATGTTATGCTTAAAGTTATTTATActataaacaacaaattcatAGTCagatatttgtattttatcgCATCAGAAGCACTACTTAAGGCCAGAATGTCTACTGCacttaatttaagttaatGCAGCCAGCACTCAATCACACTCCATTTACGCGGCGATTCATTCAAAAGGTGAACTCACATCAAATCAATAGAAAGTGTGGCAAACTTTTCACAACCCACACATTATGCACAGTTGACATAGTTGACATAGTTGGCCAGGCAAGCAGAATTCTGCGATATGAATATGATGACTTGGACGGGTTATCGATTCAACGGGCCACTAATTGCTGGCCCAAATGGATGCTTGACTTGGCTCGGAGCCCGGAGGCCAAAATGGTAAGCACTGGGCGTCACGCACACACGAAATTGCTCACAAAATGCatacataaatttgcattattaCTCCGGCCCGCAAATTGGCAGCTCTAAACGGTTTCTTTGCATAAATACTTCACTGATTGCGCTTAGAAATCCACTCATATTCTTTCAAGTAACTCCAAAAATGAAGCCAAGAAGTGGTTTAATGTAAGTGCTCTTCAGAAAATCAATCCCAAGCCAATTAAcgaaactgattttcggcctTGACCAAAAGCCACTTAACAATGCCGTCGACGGCATTTAATAAAACTGCGTTTATGgaataagtaaacaaacaaaaggcgaTCAGAAATACAACAAAGCACTCGGCCGCACAGAGCAAAAAGTACACAGTGCACATGAACCGAATACTTTCAATAGTTTTTGCTGTATTGTGCTTCACGCACTTCTAAGTGGAATCAAAAAACCAACAGAGCTCAATAAAAACAGCAATTGCGTCTAATTATCAGATTCATTCAGTATGATCATgttcaaaattaaatcaagcccaattaaacgaaaaaccatgtatattatgtatattattattaacaactATTATAGTATTATTAAggtattataaataaaacaaattaatgtgACGTAAAGAAAATGTAAGAAATTGTAAATTACGTGTATGAAGATGTGTAAAGATACGAATCTGTGTATCTATAAGTTGCATAATTTTGGGAGGAGTGTGAAAAAATACTCGGCTATGGAAGACAAAATTTGGAATCTTTTATTTAGGCAAAGAAAAAGATCTGGCTGCTCGAGTCTTTGCACTACAAGTGCCAGCTTTACTAGTACTACTAATAATCTGTTGGACATCTGAAGGTAGATTCAGTTAAGTACTTGACCAACATCTTGCTACTTTAATCCATTGGCAACGTGCGTAAACCAATGGCAATGGACCACTAGCTCCCAAGGCGTTCTGTTCATCTGccaatgccaaatgccaaactCTTACTATCCATTTCAATGTGTGCACAGGTGCTGTGGTCTTGGCCAAACTCACTGGGTCGAAACCTGGAAAGTCGAGTGACTATAAATAGTTCCGGCTGCGCAGTGAAATGCCAGTTAAGATCACGATTAAACGCCAAGCAAAATGAAGAGCCCTCTGCGTCTGTCGACAGTCCTGTTTATCCTGTCGTTCGCCTGTGTGGTCCTGGccaacagcagtagcagcagtacCAGCAGCTCCTCACCCAAGATCTGTGTCCTGCGGAACTGCAACTGGAACTCCAGCACGAACGCCTGTGGCCGCTATGGACGCTCCAATCTGTGCAATCGCTTCAAGAACAGCTGCACCCTGCGATACGAGTCCTGCGTGGGCTCCACCACCTACACGGCGGTCAGTCTGTCCCAGTGCTCCGGGATCAGCGTGGGTTCCCGTGGAACCTGCGGAGgatcgtcgtcctcctcctcatcctcgtcctcgtcctcaaACGTTGTACCCATTATCATACGCAGGGGCTGATCTGTGTTGCTGttcatgaaaataaaatatctttaatcTATTACGTTTAAATTAAACATCGAAATAATTTGGCATCTTCTCACAAATATATCATTGTTATAtcaatttctttaaatttaagcttCCCTTTCAATCTGGGACTGAATTCTTTGTTGATATCTGAATTCGTTAAATACTTTACGACTTGGAGAGTCAATACACCATTGTTCTACCTTATTTATattggttttgcttttcaaaattataGATGAACAGTATAATACGGTAGCTATAGACTCAAGGTTAGAGACCAAAAATCCAatgcaaattataaatacttGTTAGCTCAGCtgttaatttgcattatatgTATTAAAGTAGAACGaactgttttccttttttcgcgATACAAACAAGGTAGGTGTGGTATAAAAGCCGAGATGAGTAgagtgcatttaaattagttgAAAGCAAGATGAAAGCTTCATTGATAGTGTGTGTCATCCTGGCGACGGTCTTCATTCTGAACGTCTCCGGCAGCAATAGCAGCTCCTCCGAGGAAGGGTTCGACTCTCCAGTTGGTATCTCCCTGACCCGTTCTAAAACTAAGTCTCGCAGGTCCCAGGCCTGCCGTCGAAGTGTCCAGAAGAattgctcctcctccacgaAGACCTGCGGTCGCCTGGGAAGAGCCAACATTTGCCAGGCTTTCAAGAACGACTGCCAACGCCAACTGAGCAACTGTGGCTCCAAAAAGTGTGAGTGAAACTACAGGACAGGGGGTCCATATCCCTTATTAACCATTTCCATTGCAGTCTATCGCAAGGTCGACCTGGTCCTCTGTCGTGGCTTGCCCATCGATGTCGTGCGACCCTGCGGAAGTGGGCAATCCTAGTGCCTTAAAGCCTTAGAAAAACTTTAACAAAGCTGTTGACTATTTCTTAAAGAACTAGACCAaccttttaatttaatgcttAAACTAAAAAGCAACTAAGGGTAAAACTTTAGTAGACTGTCAATTGTGAATTAAATTGTGTATTCAGTATATACAGACACAGAATAGATAATACgcttaaaaatacatatatcgaattcagaaaatatttaatatcagAAAGATggattttgaaaataaaaaccgaacaTGGTGTCgattaacaaataaatcaaaaacaagagagagcgctatagtcgagttccccgactatctgatacccgttactctaACTAACAAACATGTGAAAAAATGGGTGCGTGGTCTGGTGTCCGAGGTCCGGGGTTCCCTTTCAATCTGGGACTTAGTTCTTTGTTGATATCTGAATTAGTTAAATACTTTACGAGTTGGAGAGTCAATACACCATtgttctattttatttatattggttttgcttttctggCCTGCGTGGTGCcgggtgcggggtgcgtggtTTGGGCTGCGTGGTGCGGGGACTGTGGTCCGgggtgcgtggtgcggggtgcaTGCTAAATattgttcctgagatctcgacgatcatacggacaaacggacggacatggccagatcgactcggctattgatcctgatcaagaatatatatattttatatggtcggaaacgcttccttctgcctgttacatacttttcaacgaatctagtatacccttttactccacgagtaacgggtataaaaaatgtgaaaaatttgAAATCCACTTTTAACTAAAAACCCAATAACAATTAAGGGACAGCCTAAAAGTATATTTCTATAAACTTTCGAAAACACGAAGCTTCCCTTTTATTTGAACAGCAAACTTATTAAAATTCCGAACAGCTCACGTGTTGCTTTACTCACTTTTTATATGAACTAAGATATATTTACACAATTGCGAGCAAACTGAACTGATATGCGGAATGAACAAAGACCAggtaataaaaatatgtttctttGCACATCAGAACATGGAAAGAATTGAGATGGTAAACATCTTCCAAGGTCGCCAGGAAAGATGAAAGTTTGCAGCGTATAAAAGTGGCAATACGCCATCGCCAATGAATTAGATGTTGAAATGCGTTTGACTTTGTcgcttctgttgctgttggctcTGATCGCCGTGGCCACCGATGCCCAAAGGAATCGGAGAAGGACGAATGCCAGGACTTTGGCCACCGCCACGTCCAGGAAATCCCGAGCTGGAACCTCGAGAAAGCGTGCCTCCGCCAGCCGCAAATCCGTGATCATCGTGGGCAACGGAAGCAGTAGCTCCTCCTCCAGTAGCACCTCCACTCCATCCTCCCGATGCCGGACAACTACCACAAGCTGCTACGCCAACTCCAATGTCTGCGGTCGGTGGAGCTCCACTCGCCGGTGTCATCGGTTCAAGAACAGGTGCCTCATGGAGCGGGCCAACTGCCGGACAACCGTTTCAAGTGAGTATTAGCTGAGTTCCATTAGATACTAAAGTATCTTAGGAATCATAGCCAGAATATTTATCTGaattacatatgtatctaaGACTAGCATAGGTGAAAGTCTTGCTATGCAGTGGAGTAACTTTTGTAAAGAAAATAGTTCTTATCAATTATAgataacaataaatttcaaacatttttaacagGCTGGAACGTGGTTAATCTGGGCAACTGTTCGAGCATAGCTGTCAACAATACCGGCACCTGTACCAGCACCTTCTCATCATCCTCATCGACCTCAACTTCCAACTCACAACTGGCCAGCATACTCTCCTCCATTCTGGgatcatcatcctcatcctcgagGGTCACGCCCATAATTATACGCAGAGGTTGAggagatatatatattattacaCTATAAGCAATCGATCTTTTCTTTGAACTACATGAAATGCTGAATTTTaagaataaatacattttacagAACTAACTAACAAGTTTGTTTCTGCATCTAAAGTTCAAATTTTCCTAAAGTCTTTTGCACTTTTGCCTGCAAAACAATGGCATTGTGAAATCACATAAAAGCAAGACTAAAGAGATTTATTCCTAAATTATGCTAATAACTTGAACTTTCACTGCCGAAACGTTTCGTAATGACCTATATTTCGGGCAtgccaacatttatttatgtgcgtGCGCAGAGTGCTCACTGTGCCATTCTAATTGCATCCGCAGGCGTTCGCCATTCACATCCGCActacgcaaaaaaaaaggaaaatggcgaaaaattGCAAACTAAAAAGCGATGCTCCATAAATTTACATTGTCcgcatgcatgtgtgtgtacgCTTGTTCGCTTGTCTGCGTGGCCGTAACCATAATTTCCCGcagttttcccccttttcacACTGTTTTCCCCCCGCTTTCCCCCTGTCAAGTAGTGCGATTTATTcgattgcaattaaaaaagagcgaaaaaagcgaaaatgtTAAAGCATACATCATGCGGATATGAAAGCCATTAAAACTAAACGACAGTTGCCAAAGCCCACAAAAACGTTTCAGTTAATCACTTTGTGGcttaaaatccaaaaataaaaaagaagaggGCTTGCATCAACAAGACGGGATTAGagtt
This sequence is a window from Drosophila teissieri strain GT53w chromosome 2R, Prin_Dtei_1.1, whole genome shotgun sequence. Protein-coding genes within it:
- the LOC122614808 gene encoding uncharacterized protein DDB_G0271670; translated protein: MKSPLRLSTVLFILSFACVVLANSSSSSTSSSSPKICVLRNCNWNSSTNACGRYGRSNLCNRFKNSCTLRYESCVGSTTYTAVSLSQCSGISVGSRGTCGGSSSSSSSSSSSSNVVPIIIRRG
- the LOC122614686 gene encoding uncharacterized protein LOC122614686 isoform X2; this translates as MKASLIVCVILATVFILNVSGSNSSSSEEGSQACRRSVQKNCSSSTKTCGRLGRANICQAFKNDCQRQLSNCGSKKFYRKVDLVLCRGLPIDVVRPCGSGQS
- the LOC122614686 gene encoding uncharacterized protein LOC122614686 isoform X1, whose translation is MKASLIVCVILATVFILNVSGSNSSSSEEGFDSPVGISLTRSKTKSRRSQACRRSVQKNCSSSTKTCGRLGRANICQAFKNDCQRQLSNCGSKKFYRKVDLVLCRGLPIDVVRPCGSGQS
- the LOC122614822 gene encoding uncharacterized protein DDB_G0271670, encoding MRLTLSLLLLLALIAVATDAQRNRRRTNARTLATATSRKSRAGTSRKRASASRKSVIIVGNGSSSSSSSSTSTPSSRCRTTTTSCYANSNVCGRWSSTRRCHRFKNRCLMERANCRTTVSSWNVVNLGNCSSIAVNNTGTCTSTFSSSSSTSTSNSQLASILSSILGSSSSSSRVTPIIIRRG